In one window of Marinifilum sp. JC120 DNA:
- a CDS encoding methyltransferase domain-containing protein — protein sequence MDTPIILVQAASRAWSGAPDWCMNEVDGRPVVALTVESALKEFPKADVRIIAPEFDLGGRLNELPDMFPEHKISVFYGHDESPLERMIAALDGEEEDSLFIRVDGLHFGWLAEHARTMLELADKEGLDCVKTEDDFPIQLTADIYRLSALKKALAILEERPNGAPYRVHPKFFMFCENGNFKCSRFAPPAVSEEWLKKCRKTAEQVYVAGNMNVGQHRGISAGDQLTFHYELALDYINSEALVLDCACGPGYGSRMLAHKAQKVIATDLDIETVRLASSGKYFDNITFQTGDATSLSFEDNSFDAVTSFETVEHVNPAPFFKEMERVLKPGGLLILSTPQNSLGHIPVNSQHLHEFSLQEISGLCSEHFEIMQTTGIKQGRIVFPDDPKGQNTFMVCRKTA from the coding sequence ATGGATACTCCGATTATTCTGGTACAGGCGGCATCAAGGGCATGGAGCGGCGCACCGGACTGGTGCATGAACGAAGTTGACGGTCGCCCCGTAGTGGCCCTGACAGTTGAAAGCGCACTGAAGGAATTTCCCAAGGCGGATGTTCGAATCATCGCACCTGAATTTGATCTTGGCGGTAGACTGAATGAACTGCCCGACATGTTCCCGGAACACAAGATTTCTGTCTTCTACGGTCACGATGAAAGTCCGCTGGAGCGTATGATCGCAGCCCTTGACGGAGAAGAGGAAGATTCCTTGTTCATCCGGGTGGACGGATTGCACTTCGGATGGCTCGCAGAACATGCCCGGACCATGCTGGAGCTGGCAGATAAAGAAGGTCTGGACTGTGTTAAAACCGAAGACGATTTCCCCATCCAGCTCACCGCAGATATTTACAGGCTGAGTGCACTCAAAAAAGCACTTGCCATTCTGGAAGAGCGGCCCAACGGAGCACCCTACCGGGTCCACCCTAAATTTTTCATGTTCTGCGAAAATGGAAATTTCAAATGCTCCCGTTTTGCTCCTCCGGCTGTAAGCGAAGAATGGCTGAAAAAATGCCGCAAAACCGCAGAGCAGGTCTATGTGGCCGGGAACATGAATGTGGGTCAGCACAGAGGAATCAGTGCCGGAGACCAGCTTACATTTCATTACGAACTTGCCCTTGATTACATTAATTCAGAAGCTCTGGTTCTGGACTGTGCATGTGGTCCCGGTTACGGTTCAAGGATGCTTGCCCATAAGGCCCAGAAAGTCATCGCCACAGATTTGGATATTGAAACAGTGCGCCTTGCCTCATCCGGTAAATATTTTGATAACATCACCTTCCAGACCGGGGATGCGACCTCGCTCAGTTTCGAAGACAATTCCTTTGACGCGGTAACCAGTTTTGAAACCGTGGAGCACGTCAACCCGGCTCCTTTTTTTAAGGAAATGGAACGGGTACTTAAACCGGGCGGACTGCTCATCCTGAGTACTCCCCAGAACAGTCTTGGACATATTCCGGTCAATTCCCAGCATTTGCATGAATTTTCATTGCAGGAAATCAGCGGGCTTTGTTCCGAACATTTTGAAATTATGCAGACCACAGGCATCAAGCAGGGACGCATTGTCTTTCCTGATGACCCCAAAGGCCAGAATACTTTTATGGTCTGCCGCAAGACGGCTTAG